Proteins encoded together in one Bradyrhizobium sp. PSBB068 window:
- a CDS encoding DUF937 domain-containing protein encodes MGILDSLENSPELKGMLGQLGAAVIPVVLGEVMGNGGQGGLSAIVAKLEQAGLGDQVKSWIGTGQNLPITADQLQQVLGSDTVKQLAARFNIPVDQLSKVLAQQLPGAVDSASPDGKLPHTA; translated from the coding sequence ATGGGCATTCTCGATTCCCTGGAGAATTCGCCGGAGCTGAAGGGCATGCTTGGCCAGCTCGGGGCGGCCGTGATTCCCGTCGTGCTCGGCGAGGTGATGGGCAATGGCGGGCAGGGCGGCTTGTCGGCGATCGTCGCCAAGCTCGAACAGGCCGGGCTCGGCGACCAGGTCAAATCCTGGATCGGCACCGGCCAGAACCTGCCGATCACGGCCGACCAGCTGCAGCAGGTGCTGGGCAGCGACACGGTCAAGCAGCTCGCCGCCAGGTTCAACATTCCGGTCGACCAGCTGTCCAAGGTGCTGGCCCAGCAGCTTCCGGGGGCGGTGGACAGCGCGAGCCCCGACGGCAAGTTGCCGCATACCGCCTGA
- a CDS encoding glutathione S-transferase family protein — protein MLKLVIGNKNYSSWSMRPWLALRANNIPFEEIFVPLYTDQADKDRILGFSKAGKVPTLIDGDVTVWDSLAIIEYLAEKFPEAKLWPADRAARAHARAISAEMHSGFVPLRSECGMNLHRPIKAVALSNDARANVARIEEIWADCHARYGRQGPFLFGAFSAADAMYAPVVHRFRTYAIPVKAEAQHYVDAMMALPAFQEWTRDGLAETLRIDRFEDA, from the coding sequence ATGCTCAAGCTCGTCATCGGCAACAAGAACTATTCGTCATGGTCGATGCGGCCCTGGCTGGCGCTGCGCGCCAATAACATCCCGTTCGAGGAAATCTTCGTTCCGCTTTACACCGATCAGGCCGACAAGGACCGCATCCTCGGCTTCAGCAAGGCCGGCAAGGTGCCGACGCTGATCGACGGTGACGTCACAGTGTGGGATTCGCTGGCGATCATCGAATATCTGGCCGAGAAGTTTCCCGAGGCGAAGCTGTGGCCGGCGGATCGCGCCGCGCGCGCGCATGCCCGCGCAATCTCGGCCGAGATGCATTCCGGCTTCGTGCCGCTGCGCAGCGAATGCGGCATGAACCTGCACCGGCCGATCAAGGCCGTCGCGCTGTCGAACGATGCGCGGGCCAACGTGGCGCGGATCGAGGAGATCTGGGCCGATTGCCACGCGCGCTACGGCAGGCAAGGCCCGTTCCTGTTCGGGGCATTCTCGGCGGCGGATGCGATGTACGCCCCCGTGGTGCATCGCTTCCGCACCTACGCGATCCCAGTGAAGGCTGAGGCGCAGCATTATGTCGATGCCATGATGGCGCTGCCGGCGTTCCAGGAATGGACCCGCGATGGCCTTGCCGAGACGCTGCGGATCGACCGATTCGAGGACGCCTGA
- a CDS encoding alpha/beta fold hydrolase, which produces MKRGILVLLSLSVVITGAYFTASKWAIRHETLMFKDPTRDERPVAVDVAVRFDKEMQADAGMIKLPVAILNHGNTVKFTEYSFLANVFAARGYLTVSIQNDLPSDGPMVTKVGELYVGRLPQYQRGITNIKFAIEEMKKRQPNADYSKLTMVGHSNGGDIAMYFAKQYPDEIKKVVTLDNLRVPFMTDGKFKILSFRSHDQHFKPDPGVVPDEEQCEKAGITVVNTDFQHNDMRDTGPEKAKDSIQAMLDKFLADTDSAVAPVDTRNAPPKILEPGPVSLYVPVEKPPQTFGEKLKKSLSLTETKKVPSATN; this is translated from the coding sequence ATGAAGCGTGGAATTCTCGTTCTGCTTTCGCTCTCCGTGGTGATCACGGGTGCGTATTTCACCGCGAGCAAGTGGGCGATCCGTCATGAAACTCTCATGTTCAAGGATCCGACTCGCGATGAGCGGCCGGTCGCGGTCGACGTCGCCGTGCGCTTCGACAAGGAGATGCAGGCCGACGCCGGCATGATCAAGCTTCCGGTTGCGATCCTCAATCATGGCAATACCGTCAAATTCACCGAATATTCCTTCCTCGCGAACGTGTTCGCCGCGCGCGGCTATCTGACCGTCAGCATTCAGAACGACCTGCCGTCGGACGGGCCGATGGTGACCAAGGTCGGCGAGCTCTATGTCGGGCGCCTGCCGCAGTATCAGCGCGGCATCACCAACATCAAATTCGCGATCGAGGAGATGAAGAAGCGTCAGCCGAACGCGGACTACAGCAAGCTGACGATGGTCGGCCATTCCAATGGCGGCGACATCGCGATGTATTTCGCCAAGCAGTATCCGGACGAGATCAAGAAGGTCGTGACGCTGGACAATCTGCGCGTGCCGTTCATGACCGACGGCAAGTTCAAGATCCTGTCGTTCCGTTCGCATGATCAGCACTTCAAGCCCGATCCCGGCGTCGTGCCCGACGAGGAGCAGTGCGAGAAGGCCGGCATCACCGTCGTGAACACCGACTTCCAGCACAACGACATGCGCGACACCGGACCCGAGAAGGCCAAGGACTCGATCCAGGCCATGCTCGATAAATTCCTGGCCGACACCGACAGTGCCGTCGCGCCGGTCGACACGCGCAATGCACCGCCGAAGATTTTGGAGCCAGGCCCGGTCTCGCTCTACGTGCCGGTTGAGAAGCCGCCCCAGACCTTCGGCGAGAAGCTCAAGAAGTCGCTCTCGCTGACCGAGACCAAGAAGGTTCCGTCGGCCACCAACTGA
- a CDS encoding zinc-binding alcohol dehydrogenase family protein produces MKAAVLKSFGSPLAIQEIPAPVMGTGEVLVDVIATRVLSYTNEVFSGERRYLLALPAVPGLGAIGRVRAIGPDATHLAAGDWVYCDPTFRARDDSISPDITLQGWSARGEGGLRLQRHFRHGTFAEQTLVPTENAKRIGAIDPADAPSWCALGTCLVPYGGFLAARLQPGETVLVNGATGNFGSAAVAVALAMGAACVVAPGRNEKVLADLVHRFGPRVRTVKLGGNEDDDRERMRRAAPGPIDCVLDLMPPSVTTPTVRAAIMTVRSYGRVVLMGGVGMLGGPGLDLPYPWIMRECISIHGVWMYPPAATLGLVNLARAGLLRLDQFEVTTFDLDHANDAVAHAATNSGPFKMTVLRPN; encoded by the coding sequence ATGAAAGCAGCAGTTCTAAAGTCGTTCGGCTCTCCGCTCGCGATCCAGGAGATCCCCGCACCGGTGATGGGAACGGGCGAAGTCCTCGTCGACGTGATCGCGACACGCGTGCTGTCCTACACCAACGAGGTGTTCAGCGGTGAGCGCCGCTACCTGCTCGCGTTGCCGGCCGTTCCGGGTCTCGGCGCCATCGGACGGGTTCGCGCGATCGGGCCCGACGCAACCCACCTCGCCGCCGGCGATTGGGTGTACTGCGATCCGACCTTCCGCGCGCGTGACGACAGCATCTCGCCGGACATCACCTTGCAGGGCTGGAGCGCGCGCGGCGAAGGCGGACTGCGCCTGCAGCGACACTTCCGTCACGGCACGTTTGCCGAGCAGACGCTGGTGCCGACCGAGAACGCCAAGCGGATCGGCGCGATCGATCCGGCCGATGCGCCGTCATGGTGCGCGCTCGGCACCTGCCTCGTGCCCTATGGCGGATTCCTGGCTGCACGCCTGCAGCCGGGCGAGACCGTGCTGGTGAACGGCGCCACCGGCAATTTCGGCAGTGCCGCCGTTGCCGTCGCGCTCGCGATGGGCGCGGCCTGCGTGGTCGCTCCCGGCCGCAACGAGAAAGTGCTCGCCGATCTGGTCCACAGGTTCGGACCGCGCGTGCGCACCGTGAAGCTCGGTGGCAACGAGGACGACGATCGCGAACGCATGCGGCGCGCCGCGCCCGGCCCGATCGACTGCGTGCTCGACCTGATGCCGCCGTCGGTGACGACGCCGACCGTCCGCGCCGCGATCATGACGGTGCGTTCCTACGGCCGGGTCGTCCTGATGGGCGGCGTCGGCATGTTGGGCGGACCGGGGCTCGACCTGCCCTATCCCTGGATCATGCGCGAATGCATCAGCATCCACGGCGTCTGGATGTATCCTCCGGCGGCGACCCTGGGCCTCGTCAACCTCGCCCGCGCCGGGCTGTTGCGGCTCGATCAGTTCGAGGTCACCACCTTCGATCTCGACCACGCCAACGACGCGGTCGCGCATGCCGCCACCAATAGCGGGCCGTTCAAGATGACGGTGCTGAGGCCGAATTAG
- a CDS encoding division plane positioning ATPase MipZ has translation MLVQASQGQSGSAHVVVLGNEKGGSGKSTTALHIAVALLKAGQRVASIDLDCRQQSFTRYIGNRQAWARRSGLDLELPAHHCIKYGETMQIEENENAEFQQFMEAVSAVERAYDFIVIDTPGSDSYLMRLAHSMADTLVTPINDSFLDFDVLGTVDPATYAVIGESHYAEMVRDTRRKRRQLDGASTDWIVVRNRLSMLGSRNKQLVADGLKQLSLRLGFRAVDGFAERVVYREFFPRGLTALDDIDEATLGTRPNLGHVTAREEVMGLLRQLKLPLDERGRRRAANRAEWFSQVDKPLEVDDIIGS, from the coding sequence ATGTTGGTGCAGGCTAGTCAGGGTCAATCCGGCTCCGCACACGTCGTTGTGCTGGGCAACGAGAAGGGTGGTTCGGGCAAGTCGACCACCGCCCTGCATATCGCCGTCGCGCTCCTGAAGGCCGGGCAGCGCGTCGCCAGCATCGATCTCGACTGCCGCCAGCAAAGCTTCACCCGCTACATCGGCAATCGCCAGGCCTGGGCGCGGCGCTCCGGGCTCGATCTCGAACTCCCCGCGCACCACTGCATCAAGTACGGCGAGACGATGCAGATCGAGGAGAACGAGAACGCCGAGTTCCAGCAGTTCATGGAAGCGGTGAGCGCGGTGGAACGTGCCTATGATTTCATCGTCATCGACACCCCGGGCTCGGACAGCTACCTGATGCGGCTCGCGCATTCGATGGCCGACACGCTGGTGACGCCGATCAACGACAGCTTCCTCGATTTCGACGTGCTCGGCACCGTCGATCCGGCGACCTATGCGGTGATCGGCGAGAGCCATTACGCCGAGATGGTGCGCGACACCAGACGCAAGCGCCGCCAGCTCGACGGCGCCTCGACCGACTGGATCGTGGTGCGCAACCGGCTGTCGATGCTTGGCTCGCGCAACAAGCAGCTGGTCGCCGACGGCCTGAAGCAGCTGTCGCTGCGGCTCGGGTTCCGGGCGGTCGACGGCTTTGCCGAGCGGGTGGTCTATCGCGAGTTTTTCCCGCGCGGGCTGACGGCGCTCGACGACATCGACGAGGCGACGCTCGGCACCCGCCCAAACCTCGGCCACGTCACCGCCCGCGAGGAGGTGATGGGCCTGCTGCGCCAGCTCAAGCTGCCGCTCGACGAGCGCGGCCGCCGCCGCGCCGCCAACCGGGCCGAATGGTTCAGCCAGGTCGACAAGCCGCTGGAAGTCGACGACATCATCGGCAGCTAG
- a CDS encoding D-alanyl-D-alanine carboxypeptidase, producing MLRTTFASSRALRVGVLGLVTVTTAILITSDSAEARRHRRHTARHHHSESARESYSPQFASIIVDGNTGSVLSSNSPDGLRHPASLTKIMTLYLLFERLDSGKMKLDTEMPVSEHASEQDPTKLGLRPGQTIKVEDAIKGLVTRSANDAAVVIAEAIGGSEEDFARMMTRKARALGMSRTTYRNASGLPNDEQITTARDQSTLGRAIQDRFPRYYRYFSTTAFNFRGHTITGHNRLLGSVEGVDGIKTGYTRASGFNLVTSIHRGNRFLVGVVLGGRSGGSRDAIMRNLLAENIGKGATTRTAAAITERNPADANVQVADADDAREADSAPIAASEPAPLPAPRPASKPSLIAAAAAALPPAPAKPEPQAKPEPAPLTSGVIQTQQLAAIPGSAEPMKPVKVKTVQVKAGQIKLAAAGPAQSAPPITSTIPSRGEIPETSNAMMARAVETSRPEMPPQPANFGTGNGILGVLPASSVHAPATAPAAQAVASIEPTRSLQAAPQTSAVKPGAAHSGWIIQVGALESEGEANKRIDLARSSARGLLSKADPFTEVVAKDNRKLYRARFAGLERDQAEAACKTLKRAEISCITVRN from the coding sequence ATGCTTCGAACAACCTTTGCCTCCTCGCGGGCGCTGCGAGTTGGCGTTCTTGGGCTCGTAACCGTCACGACGGCGATCCTGATCACGAGTGATAGCGCCGAGGCGCGCCGCCACCGGCGCCACACCGCGCGTCATCACCACAGCGAGTCGGCGCGCGAGAGCTACAGCCCGCAATTCGCGTCGATCATCGTCGACGGCAATACCGGTTCGGTGCTGTCATCCAACAGTCCCGACGGCCTGCGGCACCCCGCCTCGCTCACCAAGATCATGACGCTCTATCTGCTGTTCGAGCGCCTCGATTCCGGAAAGATGAAACTCGACACCGAGATGCCGGTTTCCGAGCACGCTTCCGAACAGGATCCGACCAAGCTCGGCCTGCGCCCCGGCCAGACCATCAAGGTCGAAGACGCCATCAAGGGCCTGGTCACCCGGTCCGCCAATGACGCCGCGGTCGTGATCGCCGAGGCGATCGGCGGCAGCGAAGAGGATTTCGCGCGGATGATGACCCGCAAGGCGCGCGCGCTCGGCATGAGCCGGACCACCTATCGCAATGCCTCCGGCCTGCCCAATGACGAGCAGATCACGACGGCGCGCGATCAGTCGACGCTGGGCCGCGCCATCCAGGATCGCTTCCCGCGCTATTATCGCTACTTCTCGACGACGGCCTTCAATTTCCGCGGCCACACCATCACCGGTCACAATCGCCTGCTCGGCAGCGTCGAAGGTGTCGACGGCATCAAGACCGGTTACACCCGCGCCTCCGGCTTCAACCTCGTGACCTCGATCCACCGCGGCAATCGCTTCCTGGTCGGCGTCGTGCTCGGCGGCCGCAGCGGCGGCTCCCGCGACGCCATCATGCGCAACCTGCTGGCGGAGAACATCGGCAAGGGTGCTACCACCCGGACTGCTGCCGCGATCACCGAGCGCAATCCGGCCGACGCCAATGTCCAGGTCGCCGATGCCGACGATGCGCGCGAAGCCGACAGCGCGCCGATCGCCGCCTCGGAGCCCGCCCCGTTGCCGGCGCCGCGCCCGGCCAGCAAGCCCTCGCTGATCGCCGCAGCCGCCGCCGCGCTGCCGCCGGCCCCCGCAAAGCCGGAGCCGCAGGCCAAGCCCGAACCGGCGCCGCTGACCTCCGGCGTGATCCAGACCCAGCAGCTCGCGGCGATCCCGGGTTCGGCTGAACCGATGAAGCCGGTCAAGGTGAAGACCGTCCAGGTCAAGGCCGGCCAGATCAAGCTCGCCGCCGCCGGCCCGGCGCAGTCCGCGCCGCCGATCACCAGCACGATCCCCTCGCGTGGCGAGATCCCCGAGACCTCCAATGCGATGATGGCGCGGGCCGTCGAGACCTCGAGGCCCGAGATGCCGCCGCAGCCGGCCAATTTCGGCACCGGCAACGGCATCCTCGGCGTGCTGCCGGCGTCGTCCGTGCATGCCCCCGCCACCGCCCCGGCCGCGCAGGCCGTGGCCTCGATCGAACCGACCCGCAGCCTCCAGGCCGCGCCGCAGACCAGCGCGGTCAAGCCGGGCGCCGCGCATTCCGGCTGGATCATCCAGGTCGGCGCGCTGGAGTCCGAGGGCGAGGCCAACAAGCGCATCGACCTCGCACGCAGCTCGGCCCGCGGCCTGCTCAGCAAGGCGGACCCGTTCACCGAGGTCGTCGCCAAGGACAATCGCAAGCTCTACCGCGCCCGCTTTGCCGGGCTCGAGCGCGATCAGGCCGAGGCGGCCTGCAAGACGCTGAAGCGCGCCGAGATCTCCTGCATCACCGTTCGCAACTGA
- a CDS encoding DUF1489 domain-containing protein: MPLHLIKLAVGCDSVKELKGWVAERMATAKKKGLPLRHVHITRMTPKREEELLAGGSLYWVIRGEIAAREKIIAIEPFRDKDGIGRCRLVMQPKVIAVSPRPMRPFQGWRYLTADSAPSDLTKSSAASVASMPEPMRRELRDLGLL; this comes from the coding sequence ATGCCGCTGCATCTCATCAAGCTCGCCGTCGGTTGCGACTCGGTCAAGGAACTCAAGGGTTGGGTTGCCGAACGGATGGCGACCGCCAAGAAAAAAGGCCTGCCGCTCCGCCACGTCCACATCACGCGGATGACGCCGAAGCGCGAGGAGGAGCTCCTCGCCGGCGGCTCGCTGTATTGGGTGATCCGCGGCGAGATCGCCGCGCGCGAGAAGATCATCGCGATCGAGCCGTTCCGCGACAAGGACGGCATCGGACGCTGCCGGCTGGTGATGCAGCCCAAGGTGATCGCGGTCTCGCCGCGGCCGATGCGGCCGTTCCAGGGCTGGCGCTACCTGACTGCGGACTCTGCGCCGTCAGATCTCACCAAATCGAGCGCGGCCAGCGTGGCCTCGATGCCGGAGCCGATGCGCCGCGAGCTGCGCGACCTCGGATTGCTGTGA
- a CDS encoding DnaJ domain-containing protein — protein sequence MPTLIAGVVAVVVLYSALQMFRAANPAVLARAIKIGGGVLALAVAAFTGVRGELAVAIPLGIFGAGLLGWSPFGNTGFPNFGGMFGGSRSPGQSSRVRSQYLDMSLDHGSGVLTGQIVAGPQAGRMLDEFDLSQLLAMVPSFDAESVALLESYLDRRFPAWRQDAQGDRAGGQGRAAPSGKMTNEEAYQILGLQPGASRDDISRAHRTLMKKLHPDQGGSTYLAARVNEAKDTLLRTHL from the coding sequence ATGCCAACCCTGATCGCCGGCGTCGTCGCCGTTGTCGTCCTTTATTCCGCGCTGCAGATGTTTCGTGCGGCCAATCCCGCCGTGCTCGCGCGCGCGATCAAGATCGGCGGCGGGGTGCTCGCGCTGGCGGTGGCGGCCTTTACCGGCGTGCGCGGCGAACTGGCGGTGGCGATCCCGCTCGGCATCTTCGGTGCCGGACTGCTCGGCTGGTCGCCGTTCGGCAACACCGGCTTTCCCAATTTCGGCGGCATGTTCGGCGGTTCGCGCAGCCCCGGACAAAGCTCGCGGGTGCGCTCGCAGTATCTCGACATGAGCCTCGATCACGGCAGCGGCGTGCTCACGGGCCAGATCGTGGCCGGGCCGCAGGCCGGCCGCATGCTCGACGAGTTCGACCTGTCGCAGCTGCTGGCGATGGTGCCGAGCTTTGACGCCGAGAGCGTCGCGTTACTTGAAAGCTATCTGGACCGCCGCTTTCCCGCCTGGCGTCAGGACGCGCAGGGCGACCGGGCAGGGGGGCAGGGCCGCGCGGCGCCGAGCGGCAAAATGACGAACGAGGAGGCCTATCAGATCCTTGGCCTGCAGCCGGGAGCGTCGCGTGACGACATCAGCCGGGCTCACCGCACCCTGATGAAGAAACTGCATCCCGACCAGGGGGGCTCGACGTATCTCGCTGCCCGTGTGAACGAGGCCAAGGATACTCTGCTTCGCACGCATCTCTAA
- a CDS encoding pantoate--beta-alanine ligase — MPRNPTVVRTVPALRRAVDALRAKKATVALVPTMGALHDGHVSLVRLAKRRAKRVVVSIFVNPTQFAPTEDFGSYPRTWKEDVAKLAAEGVDLIWHPEVKAMYPDGFATRIVPEGPATAGLEDRFRPHFFGGVATVVGKLFTQVRPDVAIFGEKDFQQLRVVTQMAADLDLGVKVIGSKTVRERDGLAMSSRNVYLSPEERRAAPALNRVMKQAAGRLRAGEDTATAMAAGAAEITKAGFVLDYLEVRHAATLAPIGSLKDGPMRMLVAAKLGNTRLIDNIAV, encoded by the coding sequence ATGCCGAGAAATCCCACCGTCGTCCGTACCGTCCCTGCCCTTCGTCGCGCCGTCGACGCCCTGCGCGCCAAGAAGGCGACTGTCGCGCTGGTCCCGACCATGGGTGCGCTCCATGACGGCCATGTGTCGCTGGTGCGGCTCGCCAAGCGCCGCGCCAAGCGGGTCGTGGTCTCGATCTTCGTCAATCCGACGCAGTTCGCTCCCACCGAGGACTTCGGTTCGTATCCGCGCACCTGGAAGGAAGACGTCGCCAAGCTCGCCGCCGAGGGCGTCGACCTGATCTGGCACCCCGAGGTGAAGGCGATGTACCCGGACGGCTTCGCCACCAGGATCGTTCCGGAGGGACCGGCGACCGCCGGGCTCGAGGATCGCTTCCGGCCGCATTTCTTCGGTGGCGTCGCCACCGTGGTCGGCAAGCTGTTCACCCAGGTCCGGCCCGACGTTGCGATCTTCGGCGAGAAGGACTTTCAGCAGCTCCGGGTCGTGACCCAGATGGCCGCGGATCTCGACCTCGGGGTCAAGGTGATCGGATCGAAGACGGTGCGCGAGCGCGACGGCCTCGCGATGTCCTCGCGCAACGTGTACCTCTCGCCGGAAGAACGGCGCGCGGCCCCCGCGCTCAACCGCGTGATGAAGCAAGCGGCAGGCCGCCTGCGCGCCGGCGAGGACACTGCAACCGCCATGGCCGCCGGCGCCGCCGAGATCACCAAGGCCGGCTTCGTGCTCGATTATCTCGAGGTTCGCCACGCCGCCACCCTGGCGCCGATCGGCTCGCTCAAGGACGGCCCGATGCGGATGCTGGTGGCGGCCAAGCTCGGCAACACGCGGCTGATCGACAACATCGCGGTGTAA
- a CDS encoding helix-turn-helix domain-containing protein encodes MATARQTELGDFLRSRRQKLTPKLNGAQAGRRRRTPGLRREEVAELAGIGVDWYIRLEQGRSVSPSATTIDALARALRLSKAEHAHLRALAKDGDRRPFAAETVPSAIRRVVESLNQPAYVTGRRWDVLTWNAAAEEVFAFGRMPGDERNTLLFVLTNPKSRQLFGAGWPEEARRIVTQFRRTHDLWAGDPAFVDLQARLRAGCPEFDGWWGTHDVSVSVAGRKVLNHPKRGRLTFEYATFQANDDPGLKLIIYTEIG; translated from the coding sequence ATGGCCACTGCGCGGCAAACCGAACTTGGCGATTTCCTGCGATCGCGGCGCCAGAAGCTGACGCCCAAGCTCAACGGTGCCCAGGCCGGGCGGCGGCGCCGAACGCCCGGTCTGCGCCGCGAGGAGGTGGCCGAGCTCGCCGGCATCGGGGTCGACTGGTACATCCGCCTCGAGCAGGGCCGCTCCGTCAGCCCGTCCGCCACCACGATCGACGCGCTGGCGCGGGCGCTGCGCCTCAGCAAGGCCGAGCACGCCCATCTGCGGGCGCTTGCAAAGGACGGCGACCGCCGGCCATTTGCGGCCGAGACCGTGCCGTCTGCGATCCGGCGGGTCGTCGAAAGCCTCAACCAGCCGGCCTATGTCACGGGACGGCGATGGGACGTGCTGACCTGGAACGCTGCGGCGGAAGAGGTCTTCGCGTTCGGCCGCATGCCTGGGGACGAGCGCAATACGCTGCTCTTCGTGTTGACCAACCCCAAGAGCCGGCAGCTGTTCGGCGCAGGCTGGCCCGAGGAGGCGCGGCGCATCGTGACCCAGTTCCGCCGGACCCACGATCTCTGGGCCGGCGACCCGGCCTTCGTCGATCTGCAGGCGCGGCTTCGCGCAGGCTGTCCGGAGTTCGACGGCTGGTGGGGCACCCACGACGTCAGCGTCAGCGTCGCCGGACGAAAGGTGCTCAATCACCCCAAGCGCGGCCGGCTGACCTTCGAATACGCGACCTTCCAGGCTAACGACGATCCGGGCCTGAAGCTGATCATCTACACCGAAATCGGCTGA
- a CDS encoding VWA domain-containing protein, whose amino-acid sequence MAGKTIKPTSGSDVRPVDAPDVPTSSANDIAAFVAKARAMSPHRAGARGRLVFALDATMSRQPTWDMACTLQADMFREAAALGSLDIRLVYYRGFNECRATGWISDSAQLARLMSKIDCQGGNTQIGKVLSETRREAVASGVRALVFVGDAMEENADALCAKAGELGLLKVPVFMFQEGSDAAAEQTFREIARLTGGAWCRFDPGAAAQLRELLRAAAAYAAGGREALLQLAKTTNGAARLIGQMK is encoded by the coding sequence ATGGCTGGCAAGACGATCAAACCGACATCCGGAAGTGACGTACGCCCGGTCGATGCGCCTGACGTACCGACGTCGAGCGCGAACGACATCGCCGCGTTCGTGGCGAAGGCGCGCGCGATGTCGCCACATCGCGCCGGCGCGCGCGGCAGACTGGTGTTTGCGCTCGACGCCACGATGAGCCGGCAGCCGACATGGGACATGGCGTGCACGCTGCAAGCCGACATGTTCCGCGAGGCCGCCGCGCTCGGCAGCCTCGACATCCGCCTCGTCTATTATCGCGGCTTCAACGAGTGCCGGGCCACGGGCTGGATCTCCGACAGCGCGCAGCTCGCGCGGCTGATGAGCAAGATCGACTGCCAGGGCGGCAATACCCAGATCGGCAAGGTGCTGTCGGAGACGCGCCGCGAGGCGGTCGCCTCGGGCGTGCGCGCGCTGGTGTTCGTGGGCGATGCGATGGAGGAGAACGCCGATGCGCTTTGCGCGAAGGCCGGCGAACTCGGCCTGCTCAAGGTGCCGGTGTTCATGTTCCAGGAAGGCAGCGATGCAGCCGCCGAACAGACGTTCCGCGAGATCGCGCGGCTGACCGGCGGGGCATGGTGCAGGTTCGATCCTGGCGCGGCTGCACAGCTCCGCGAATTGCTGCGTGCCGCCGCGGCCTATGCCGCCGGCGGTCGCGAGGCGCTGTTGCAGCTGGCGAAGACGACGAACGGCGCAGCCAGGCTGATCGGCCAGATGAAATAG
- a CDS encoding serine hydrolase: MERRQFISLLGGAALAPLARLPAYADPSDGCGVPIGRNDGWSTASLAEDKLIDRRALCTMAERLAASSDSNIHSVLVVRGGRLEFERYFRGRDEVPSRFYGPRVEDVSFDADTLHNIKSASKSVASLVIGIAIDRGLIRSINEPIFSFFPELSDLRSPEKDRIQLVHALTMSMGLAWVEATPATGDDNDEARMHRASDPCRYVLGLASAGEPGQQFLYNTGALTLLSAIVRKAAGRPLDEFARTELFEPLGITAFEWSRVKGDSDAGGGLRLRPRDMAKIGQLVLSGGRWNGRQIVPKAWIESSTAPKLKASDYQSYGFLWWLGRARFNGRAIQWIGALGRGGQSIRIVPELDLVVVVTAGYYQDYSPQAFRAQFAVFTDVLQAIPPPV; this comes from the coding sequence ATGGAACGGCGCCAGTTCATATCACTGCTCGGCGGAGCTGCGTTGGCACCGCTCGCCAGGCTGCCGGCATACGCCGACCCGTCCGACGGCTGCGGCGTTCCAATCGGGCGAAACGACGGCTGGTCCACCGCCTCCTTAGCTGAGGACAAGCTCATCGACCGCCGCGCGCTGTGCACCATGGCTGAGCGGCTCGCCGCCTCCAGCGATAGCAACATTCATTCCGTGCTGGTTGTCCGCGGCGGCAGGCTGGAGTTCGAGCGCTACTTCAGGGGACGCGACGAGGTACCGAGCCGCTTTTACGGTCCCCGCGTCGAAGACGTCAGCTTCGATGCCGATACGCTGCACAACATCAAATCGGCTTCAAAGAGTGTCGCGTCACTCGTCATCGGGATCGCGATCGATCGCGGGCTGATACGCAGCATCAACGAGCCGATCTTCAGCTTCTTCCCCGAATTGTCCGACCTGCGGTCCCCTGAGAAAGACCGCATCCAGCTCGTCCACGCCCTGACCATGTCGATGGGATTGGCGTGGGTGGAGGCGACCCCTGCGACCGGAGACGACAATGATGAGGCGCGCATGCACAGGGCGTCAGACCCGTGCCGTTACGTGCTCGGTCTTGCGTCCGCGGGCGAGCCGGGGCAGCAGTTTCTGTACAACACCGGCGCGCTGACGCTGCTGTCGGCCATCGTCCGCAAGGCCGCCGGACGTCCGCTCGATGAATTTGCGCGCACCGAATTGTTCGAGCCTTTGGGGATTACGGCGTTCGAATGGAGCCGGGTCAAAGGCGATAGCGATGCCGGTGGCGGGTTGCGGCTGCGACCGCGCGACATGGCAAAGATCGGCCAGCTTGTCCTTTCGGGCGGCCGCTGGAACGGTCGCCAGATCGTCCCAAAGGCATGGATCGAGAGCTCCACGGCACCGAAGCTCAAGGCCTCCGACTATCAGTCGTATGGCTTTCTGTGGTGGCTTGGCCGCGCCCGCTTCAATGGCCGCGCGATCCAGTGGATCGGCGCGCTGGGGCGTGGCGGTCAGTCGATCCGCATCGTCCCGGAGCTCGACCTCGTCGTCGTGGTGACCGCGGGATACTACCAGGACTACAGCCCGCAAGCCTTTCGCGCGCAGTTCGCCGTCTTCACGGACGTCCTGCAAGCGATTCCGCCTCCGGTTTGA